CGCAATCTCTTGCCGATTGCGTGAAATGTGATCGCGGCCCCTCCTTCGCAAAACGCCCCGCACGCGGTAGCCTTCCGGTCAACAAGAACACGAGCAGTAGGTGACCCCAGATGAAACGGAGCCTTTCCGGCCTCGCGCTGTGCCTGATGGCCACGCAGGCGTCGGCAGACCGCCTAGACGACTTCACCGCCCCGGTGATCTCGCAGCGCCCGGCGCTGCGCCCTCTCGCCTTTGTCGCGGCGGAGCCCGCGCAGGTGGTCCCCGCCAGCGAGGTGCAGCAGGAGTTCGCCCGCTGGCTCACCAGCTTCCGCGCGCGTGCCCGCGCCGAGGGGATCAGCGAGCGCACCCTCGACGTTTCGCTTCGCAACGTCACGCTCGACACGGACGCGCTGCACAAGATCAACAATCAGGCGGAGTTTACCAAGACACTCTGGGCCTACCTCGGCTCGGCGGTCTCGGACACGCGCATCGAGAACGGCCGAGCGGCGCTGGCGCAGCATGACCAGCTTCTGCGCCAGATCGAGGCGCGCTACGGCGTCGACCGGCAAGTGGTGCTGGCGATCTGGGGCATGGAAAGCGCCTATGGCAGCCATCGAGGCACGCATCCGGTGATCCCGGCGCTGGCGACGCTGGCTTTTGGCTCGCGGCGGGGCTCTTTCTTCGAGGGTCAGCTGATCGACGCGCTGCACATAATCCAGAACGGCGACACCAGCCCCGAGCACATGACCGGCAGCTGGGCCGGGGCGATGGGCCATACGCAGTTCATTCCCTCCTCCTACCGGGCGCTGGCAGTGGACTGGACCGGCGACGGCAAGCGCGACATCTGGTCGGACAACCCCGCCGACGCGCTGGCCTCGACGGCGCATTACCTTGCCGAGAACGGCTGGATTCACGGTCAGCCCTGGGGGGTCGAGGTACAGCTGCCGCGCGGCTTCGACTACGAGCTGGCGGGCAGCACGGGCCGCATGCCCTCGGATTGGGCCCGGCTCGGCGTGGTCGGCATGGACGGACGTCCGGTACAGGACTTCGGCTCGGCCCGGCTGCTGCTGCCGGCGGGACACAGGGGCGCGGCCTTCCTGACCTTCAAGAACTTCAAGGTGATCTCGCGCTACAACGCCGCCGACGCCTATGTGATCGGGGTCGGGCACCTGGCCGACCGGATCATGGGCGGCGCGCCGATCCGCGCCAGTTGGCCCGATGACGAGCGCGCGCTGACCAGCGACGAGCGCAAGGAGCTTCAGGTGCGGCTGAGGCAGGCGGGTTTCGATCCCTCGGGGGTCGACGGGCGCATCGGGCCGAACACGATCAAGGCGCTGCGGGACTACCAGCGTGCGGTGGGCGTGGTGCCGGACGGCTATGCCTCGCTCGAGGTGCTGCACCGGTTGCGCTGAGGCGGTTCAGCGGCACCCCGCGCCGCAGCTCTTCACCAGCGCCCTCACCTGGCGGGCGCTGGGACCGGGCCAGCGGTTGGCGTTGCAGGGGTCGGCGATCAGCACAAGCCGGCCCTCCTCGCGCTTCAGCAGCGCCGCCATGGGGCCGGTCCGGGCCTCGCCGCACCATGGGCCGTAGCAGGAAACGCGCAGGGTGATGCGCTGGTCGAAGGGGCGGTCGAAGCCCGCCCGCCCCAATGCCCAGCCCCAGAAGCGCGCGGGCACTTCGCCCGAACTGCGCGGCACCGGTCCGGTCTCGAGCATGCCGTTCACCGCGATCCACTCGGTCTGCTCGGACTTCGCCGCGCGCACGTCGCGCGCCACGTCCGGCGGCAGGCACTTGAGCGCAAAGGCCGGACTGGCCACACCAAGCAACAGAACGAGAAACAGGAACGCGGTACGGATCACAGCTTCTCCCGGAAGGCGGCCATCACCTGCTCGTAAACGGGGCGCTTGAAGGGCACGATCTGGCCCAGAACCTCATCCGCCGGCAGCCAGCACCATTCCGAGAACTCGGGGTGCTCGGTCTGGATGTTCACCTGCGCATCCTCGCCGTGGAAGCGCAGCAGGTACCACTTCTGCTCCTGCCCCTTGTAGCGGCCCTTCCAGATGCGCGGCACGATGTCGTGCGGCAGATCATAGCAGAGCCAGCCCTCGGTCTCGGCCTCGACGGTGACCAGCGAGGGGCTGACGCCGATCTCTTCCTCGAGCTCGCGCAGGGCGGCCTCCTGCGGCGTCTCGCCCTCGTCGATCCCGCCCTGCGGCATCTGCCAGGCGGGCACCTCGCTGTCGAGCCGCTGGCCGACGAAGACGTGCCCGGCGGCGTTGACCAGCATCACGCCGACGTTGCGGCGATAGGGCAGCGCGGCGATTTCTTCGGGGGTCATGGTCTTCATCGGAGGCTCCTTGGTTTGCGTCGCACGCTAGCGCCGGTTCAGGAATTTTGGAAGGGACGACCCGTCTGGCCACGAGGCGAAGCCACTGGAAGCCCCCCACGGAAAAAGGCGCGCCCTGCGGGACGCGCCTTTGCCAGTCCCGGAAACCCGGAAACCTTATTTGTCGGTCGCCTGCGCCTGCTGCATGAGCGCCTGCTCGTCGCCGAGAACGCTGAGGCCCTTGAGGATGTCGATCGCATAGGCCAGCTGGTAGTCGTCCTGGCGCAACTTGGCGGCTTCCTCGGCCTTGGCGCGGTCCTCTTCAATCTGGCGGACCTCGTCCTCGGTCAGGCTGTCGTTGTCCAGCGCGCCGCGCAGGTCGGCCTCGGAGCGGCCGAAGCCGGGCACGGTGTCCTCTTCACTCTCCGGCTCGGGCGGACGCTGCTCGACGACGATGTCGGGCGAGACGCCGAGCGCCTGGATCGAGCGGCCCGAGGGGGTGTAGTAGCGCGCAGTGGTCAGGCGCATCGCGCCGTCGCCCCGCAGCGGCATGACGGTCTGCACCGAGCCCTTGCCGAAGCTCTTGGTGCCCACGACGACGGCGCGGTGGTGATCCTTCAGCGCACCGGCGACGATCTCGGACGCCGAGGCCGAGCCGCCGTTGATCAGCACCACGATCGGCTTGCCGTCCGACAGGTCGCCCTCGGTGGCATTGTAGCGCTCGCCATCGGCGGCGTTGCGGCCCCGGGTCGAGACGATCTCGCCCTTGTCGAGGAAGGCGTCGGCGACCTTGATCGCCTGGGTCAGAAGGCCGCCCGGGTTGTTGCGCAGGTCGAGCACGATGCCGTTGATCTTGTCGATGCCCCCCGCGGCCTCGACCTCCTTGGCCAGCCCCTCTTCGAGGTTGGGGAAGGTCTGGTCGTTGAAGGTGGTCACGCGCAGCACAACGGTGTCGCCCTCGCGGCGGGTGCGCACGGCGGTGAGGGTGATCGTGTCGCGGATGATTGAGATTTCGAGGGGCTCTTCCTCGCCTTCACGCACCACGGTGATCACGATCTCCGAGCCGACCGGCCCGCGCATCTTGTCCACCGCCTCGTCGAGGTTCAGACCCAACACCGACTCGCCGTCGACGTGGGTGATGAAATCCCCGGCCTGCACGCCGGCCTCGGCGGCGGGGGTGCCGTCCATCGGCGAGACGACCTTGACGAAGCCGTCTTCCTGGGTGACCTCGATGCCAAGCCCGCCGAATTCGCCGCGTGTCTGCACACGCATGTCGGCGGCATCGTCTGGCGGAAGGTAGCTCGAATGCGGGTCGAGAGAGGTGAGCATGCCGTTGATGGCAGCCTCGATCAGCTTCTTGTCGTCCACCTCCGAGACGTATTGCGCACGGATGCGCTCGAAGATATCGCCGAAGAGGTCGAGCTGTTCGTAGACGCTGGTGTTCTTCTCGGCTTCCTGGGCCAGCAGCGGGCCGACGAACTGCGTCGTCGCCACCACGCCTGCCACGGTGCCGCCCAGTGCGGCCATCAGAAACTTGTTCATCCTCAGATCATCCCTTGTCGCTGGCGAACCATTCTAGCGGGTCCACGGGCGCGTCGCCCTCTCTTACCTCTATATACAGGGTCTCCGTGCGTCCAGCGCCGGAACCTTCACGTGACGGTGACGCCCCGTCGCCTGCTGCATCTCCCATCAGCCCGACGGGCGCGCCCTCGGAAAGGATTTCCCCCGTCGCCGCATAGGTCTCGTCCAGCCCCGCGAGGACGATGAGCAAATCCGGCTGCGGCTCGAGAATGGTCACGAGGCCATAATCGAGCAGCGGGCCGGAGTAGCGCACGGTGGCGGCAGTGGGCGTGGTGACGATGGCCTGCGGCAGCGTGGCGATCACGATGCCGGGACGTGAGACCCCGGCGGCATCCGCCTCGCCCGCCGCGCGCAGCACCTGCCCGCGCACCGGCATCGGCAGGCTACCGCGCCGCGCATCCACGGGTGGCAGCCGGTTCGGCGCCTCGCCCTGCGAGATGTTCGACAGGCCGGAGGCAAAGCCCTCCAGCGTCTCTGTGGCCGAGATGAGGATCGCGGTGCGCACCGGGTCCTCGGTGAAACGCATCGGCAGGTCGGTGCGGTCGGCCACCGCCTGACTGAGCTCGGTGCGCGCGGCCTGCACACCGGCCAGCCCCTCGCGCAGGGTTTGGGCGGCGCTTTCCTGCAGGGTCCGCAGCTGCGCCACCTCGTCGAGGTCGGAGCGCAGTTGGCGCGCCTCCTGCGCCAATCCCGGCGTCACCGCCGACAGCAGCATGCCCGCCCGCGCCGAGCCGACGGGCCCCGCCGGATGCAGCAGCGCCTCGGGCGCCGCCGAGCTGCCGAGGCTCGACAGCACGCCAAGAAGCTGCGCCACCTCGCCCTCCTGCGCGGCAAGGCGGCGGCTCAGCTCGGTCTCGCGCACGGCCGCGTCCCGGAGCCCGTCGCGCAGGGCGGCAAGCCCGTCCTCATAGGCTTCGACAGTGCGGGTCAGCGCCTTGACGCGGTCGCGCGCCGTGTCCGCCCGCCCCAATTGCACAGAAGCCGCTTCCAGCGCCCGCGCCGCGGCACGGGCAGCCTCGCCCGGGGCCTGCGCCAGCGCCGGACCCGCCATCAGGCAAAGGATCAGCGCGGCGGCTCTCATTCGTCGATCAGGCTCGTCCCGGTCATCTCCTCGGGCGGCGGCAGGTTCATCAGCTGCAGCAGCGTCGGAGCGACATCGGCGAGGATGCCGTCATGCACCGTCGCGCCTTCGGGTCCGCCGAAAAGGATCACCGGCACCGGGTTGGTCGTATGCGCGGTGTGAGGCCCGTTCGTCTCGTCGTCCCACATGGTCTCGCAATTGCCGTGGTCCGCGATGACCACCATGGCGCCGCCGACCTTCTCGAGCGCCGCGACCACCTTGCCGAGCCCGTCGTCCACCGCCTCGCAGGCCTTGATTGCCGCGTCGAGATCGCCGGTGTGACCGACCATGTCGGGGTTGGCGAAATTGGTGACGATGAGGTCATAGCCCTTCTCGATCGCCGCGACGAAGCGCTCGGCGACCTCGGGTTCGGACATCTCGGGCTGCAGGTCGTAGGTCGCCACCTTGGGCGACTTGGGCATGAAGCGGTCCTCGCCTTCCTCAGGCGTCTCCTTGCCACCGTTCAGGAAGAAGGTGACATGCGGATATTTCTCGGTCTCGGCGAGGCGGAACTGCGTGAGCCCGTGCTTGGCCACCCATTCGCCCAGCGTGTTGACGATCACCCGCTTGGGATAGGCGGTGGTCATGTAGGTGTTGTGCTTGTCCGAGTATTCGACCATGCCGAGCAGCGCCGAAAGCTCGGGCTTCTCGCGCTCGAACCCGTCGAAGTCCGGCGCGCCGATGGCCGCGAGGATCTCGCGCGCCCGGTCGGCGCGGAAGTTGAGGCAGAAGAAACCGTCGCCTGACGTCAGCCCCTCGTAGCCGCCGATCACGGTCGCCGGGATGAACTCGTCGGTCTTGTCATTGGCGTAGCTCTGGGCAACGGCGGTGACCGCGTCGGGGGCGGTTTCGCCCTTCCCGCCCACCATCGCCTCATAGGCCGTCTGCACCCGCTCCCAGCGATTGTCGCGGTCCATGGCGTAGTAGCGACCGATGACGGTGCCGATGCTGGCGCCCTCGGGCAGGCTTTCGTCAAGATCCTTCACGAAGCCTTCACCCGACTTTGGCGCCACGTCGCGGCCATCGGTGATCGCGTGCAGCACCACGTCCAGACCCTGCTCCACCAGCAACTTCACCGCAGCCTTGATGTGGGTGATGTGACCGTGCACGCCGCCGTCCGAGACGAGGCCCATCAGGTGCGCGCGACCGCCCGCCGCCTTCACCTTGGCAGCGAAGTCGAGGATCGCCTCGTTCTTGAAGAAGGAGCCGTCCTCGATCGCGAGGTCGATCTGGCCCAGATCCATCGCCACCACCCGGCCCGCGCCGATGTTGGTGTGGCCCACTTCCGAATTGCCCATCTGGCCGCTCGGCAGGCCGACCTCGGGCCCGAAGGTGACCAGCGTGGCATGCGGGCATGTGGCGTAGAGCCTGTCCATCGTGGGGGTCTTGGCCAGCGCCGGGGCGTTGTACGCCGTCTCGTCTCGCAGGCCCCAGCCGTCGAGGATGGTCAGGACAACGGGTTTCGGAGTGGTCATGCTCAAACGCCCTTTTTCTCGCGAGGTTGTCGCAGGTGTAGCAGGGCGGCGCGGCGATGTGGAGGGCCGCCGCGCGCCGGCCTCACCCGAAGATCAGTTTCGGGATCAGAAGGGAAATCTGTGGCAGGTAGGTGATCAGTAGCAGCACAAGGATGTTGACCACAACAAAGGGCCAGACCCCGGCAATGATCTGCGACACCGGCTTGCCCAGCGTCGAGGAGGCCACGAAGATATCCAGCCCGAAGGGCGGCGTGATCATCCCCAGCGAGATGTTCAGCGTGACGATCATGCCGAAGTGCACCGGGTCAATCCCCAGCGACTGCGCGACCGGGAAGAGCGGCGGCACCAGCACCAATAGCGCCGAGTTCGGGTCGATAAACATGCCCGCGACGAAGAAGCAGAGGTTGGCCACCATCAGGAAGGTAATCCAGCCCGCATCCACCGACTCCAGAAGGCCGATGATCGAGTTCGGCACCTGCGCCAGCGTCACGAAGAAGGAGATCAGCCCGCCCATCGCCAAGAGCACGAAGATGATCGCGGTGTTGATCGCGCTGCGCTCGGTGATCTTGAACAGGTCGTTCCACGTCAGGCTGCGCAGGATGAAGGCCTCGACGACGATCGCATAGACCACGCTGACCGCCGCCGCCTCGGTGGGGGTGATGACGCCGGAATAGATGCCGCCAAGGATGATGACCGGCATCCCGAGCGCCCATTTCGCCTGCCAGATGGCCCGCAGACGTTCGGACCACGCCACGCGCGGCTCGCGGGTCACCCCGCCCTTGCCGGCCTCGAGCCAGACAAAGAGCGCGAAGGCCAGGCCAAGCACCAGCCCCACCGCGAGCCCGCCGGCAAAGAGCCGCGAGATCGAGGTGCCGGTCATCCAGCCGTAAACGATGAGCGTGATCGACGGCGGGATCAGCAGCGAGGTTTCGGCGCTGGCCACCAGCAGGCCAAGGCTGAACTTGTCCGAGTAGCCGGCCCGGCGCATCTCGGGGTAGACCATCCGGCCCATCGCCGCGACCGTCGCCGGGGCCGAGCCCGACACCGCGCCAAAGGCCATCGAGCCGCCGACCACCACGTGTCCGATGCCGCCCCGGGTATGGCCGACCAGCGCCTTCACCACGTTGACCAGCTGCGCGGCAATCTGCCCCGCCCCCATGAGGTTTGCTGCGAAAATGAAGAAGGGGATGGCCAGCAGCGTCGTGTGGTCTATGCCGCCGACGATCTTCTGCACGATCGCCGGGTCCGGCAGCCTGGCGTAGAAGAGCTCCTTGTAAGCCAGCGCGGGCACGCCCAGCACCAGCAGCATCTCTAAACCGGCAAGCAGCAGCAGCGCGGCGAGGAGGACGATCAGGATCAGCATCGCTCGGCCTCCGCCTGCGCCGCGAAGCGGTCGATGACGCCGAAGAGGCTCAGCCCGTAGCGCAGCGCCAGCAGCAGGAAGCCGATGACTGGCGCCAGATAGATCAGCCCCATGGGGATCCCCAGCGTCGGCGAGGTCTGGCCGGATTTGAGCACGAACTCAACCATCTGCACGCCCAGCCACGCCACGTAGAGCGAAAAGAGCAGCCCCACCGTGTCGATGACCCGCAAGAGCCAGCGCCGCGCGGGTTCGGGCAGCTTGTCGCGCAGGTTGGTGATGCCCACGTGCTTGCCGCGCTCCAGCGCGAGGCCGAGCGCGAGGAAGACCAGGAAAAGGTTCATCAGCCGCACCGCTTCCTCGATCCAGGCAAAGCGGCTGGCCATCGTGCCGCCGAATTCCCGCACAACCACCGAGCCGAAGAACAGCGCCACCATGGTCAGGAACAGCACCACGAGAATCGTGCGCTCGACCCTTCGCAGCAAGTTGAGGAATGTCATGGGCGGTCTCCGGATCAGCGGTCGGGCGGCGTCTTGCAAAGAGGCGCCCGGAGAACCGGGCGCCCTGTAAGGTCTTGGTAAGTCAGGTCGCCCTCGGGGCGCGGACTTATTTGGCGGTGGCCGTCTCGTAGGCGTCTAGCAGCGCCTTGCCGGTTTCACCGGCCATGGCGACATAGGCTTCCGAGGCCGGGCCCCAGGTCAGCTCGCGCAGCTCTGCACGCTCTTCGGGCGAGGCGACGCGGACGTTGGTCCCCGAGTCCTTGATCACTTGCAGCGCCTCTTCGACGGCGGCGGCCTTGTGGGCGGTCAGATCGGGGATGACCTCGGCGAAGGCGCCCTTGATCACGTCCTGATACTCGGCCGGCAGGCTCTCCCAGAACATCGGGTTGAACAGAACCACGTCTTCCATCGCGCCGTGATCCGAGATCACTAGGTTCTCCTGCACCTCGTAGAACTTCATGTTCTTGATGGTATCGAGCGGGTTCTCCTCGCCGTCCACGACGCCGGTCTGCAGCGAGGTGTAGAGCTCGCCGAAGGGCAGCGCGATGGCCGAGGCGCCCAGCGCGTTGAACTGCTCGATGAGGATCGAGCTGTCCATCACCCGGAACTTCTGGTCGGCAAAGGCGGCGAGGTTGTCGAGCGGCTTGTTCGAGGTGAACTGCTTCTTGCCATTCGGCCAGAGCATCAACGCGACCATGCCCTTGTCCGCGAAGGTGTCCAGCAACGCCTGGCCGAAGGGGCCCTCGCGCAGCGCCTGCGCCTCGGCGGCGTCCTCGGGGATAAGGTAGGGGATGTCGAGGATCGACACCGCCGGGTTGAAGCCGCCAAGGAAGGCGGCCGGGGCGACGGTGCCCTCGATGGTGCCGAGCTGCACGCCCTCGTTCATCTGGCGCTGGTTGCCCAGCTGGCCCTGCGGGAAGATCTGCAGCTCGACCGCGCCTTCGGTGCGCTCTTTGACCAGCTCGGCGACCTTCTCGAGGTGCACGTGGCGGCTCTGCGCCGTGCTTTCAAGATGGCCGATCTTGGCCACGAACTCCTGCGCCGAAGCGGTGCCAGATGCGAAGGAAAGCGCGAGCGCAAGCGCGGCGCCGGCAATGCGGGTCATGACCATGCGGGGTACTCCAGAATTTTCAACGCCACTAGCTATCGGCGGCGCGGGGTGCAAGTCAAAGCGAACCGCCTATACGGAAGGCGGTCCCGATGCATCAGCCTGTTTCTTGAGCGTGCAGCCCCGCCTGCAGGGTCAGAGCAGGGCGCGGTCCTACGATCGCTCCCCCGGCTGCCGCGGAAGCCGGGCAGAAAAAAGCGGCCCGCTCATGTTTAACGGGCCGCAGTGAGATGCACTCCCCTCTCAAAAAAGTGCACCTATCTCATTTCGCGCGCCTGAGCCGGGTCAGCGGCGCCGAGATCCGGCATCCCGGCGGCGGCACCCTGGCGAGATCGCAATGGGTCGCCAGCCACTTTTCACATTGCTCCACCAGCGCGCAGCCGCAGCATGCGGCCACCATCACCTGATATTCCTCGGGCCGAAGCCGCCCCGTGTCGATCTGCTCGGCAAGGTTGAGGCCCATGACCCGCGCCACGCTGCGCGCCATCCAGAAGTGACGTGCCTGATCGCCCAGCATGATTCACACCTCGTTCCGGAGTTCATCCCGCAACATCTTGAAAGGACGTCCGTTCACACAGTCTTCGGGCCAGACGCGCGCGCGCTCCCCTCCAGCCTCTATATCGGCCCGGTGATCGAGCCAGCGGGCGCAGCCCTCGGCCCAAAGGCAGGCCCGGCAGCGCCGCACCATCCCGGCCCAGTCGTCCTGCGGCAGCACCCCGCGGCGCTGCGCCTCGGCGAGATCGACACCGGTGGCACGGGCCATGCGCTGTACGCGCCAGTAATGGCTGCGCTCGTCGCCCAGCGGAAAGGGCCTCGGGCCGCGCAGCATGTTGGCCGAGATCATCGCGCTAGCGTCCGGTCAGATCGCGAAAAAGGTCGGCGTTGCGGCAATAGCCCGGAGTGGCCGCCGTGATGCCATCGCGCGTGGCGAGCCAATGCTCGCAGTCACCGGGCTTGTGGCAGCCGGTGCAGGCCAGCACCGCATCCTCGAGACCGGCAAAGCTCAACCGTCCGCGCATCATCTGCTCTTCGAGGTCGACGCCGAGCGCTCCGGCCATCTGGTCGACGAGACCGGCATGACGTTTGAAATCCTTCGCTCCAGGCATGGCTCTTCTCCCTTGTTGGCGGCCTTTTCGGCCTTGCCTCGGGACAAGCTTAGCACGGCAGGGCGGCGGCCCCCTTGATGCACATCAACGTCAGACGCCGCCACCGGCCCGATACGCCTCGCTCGTGCGCCGCACGGTTTCGATTCGTTCGCTGTTCGGCGGGTGGGTCCCGAGGAAACGGTTCCCCGGATCCGGCAAACGCTCGAAGAACCGCGCGCCGCGAATCGGATCAAAGCCGCTGCGCAGCGAGATCACCGTGCCCAGTTCGTCCGCCTCCAGCTCGTAGTTCTTGGTAAAGGTTCGCGCCCCGACCGAGGCGCCGAATTCCTCGGCCGAACGCACCGAAGCCTCATCCGCGCCGGTCATCGCGGCGATGCCCGAGAAGATGATCGCGCCGATGGCGGCATCCTCCTGCACCCGGTCGAGGTGGCCCAGGATGTGATGCGAGGCCTCGTGGCCCATGACGAAGGCCAGTTCGTCGGCGTTCTGCGCCTCACGGATCAGCGCGAGGTTGAAGGCCAGAACCGGCCGCCCCTGGCTGTCGCGGGTCTGGAAGGCGTTCGGCGTCTCGTCGGGGCGGTCGTCGACGACGATCAGGAAATCGCAGTTCGCGCCGCCGCGGGTGAAGTTTCGGCACTGGCTCTCGGCCACCGGCTCGACACGGTGGACAACCTCGGTGAACTGCCGTGCGGCGCGGGATTCGCCCCCTCCAGAGAAGGGATCGTTGCGACCCGAGGGCACCGAGGAAACAGGCGCCACGGCACAGGCCGAAACAAGGGCCGAGACGAGGACGAGGAAAACGGGCAGAAGTCGGCGCATGCGGAAGGTCGCTCCGGTTCGGATCATGGATCGAAGGATAGGCGGCGGCGCGCCCCGGCGCCAGTGCAGCGCGCACAGAGTGGCATCTTTGTGCTTTTTGCGTGGGCCCCGCGCCGCCGCTAGGGACTGGTACATTTTGTGGATTGCACGCCGCGTGAAGGCGGGTCTAGGCTGCTATCATGTTCAGCATCGAGCACGAATTTGACGCCACCGTGGTGACCCTCGTCGACGAGGGCGAGCCGCATTTGCAGGAAGACGTGATCGTCTCGAGCTTCGAGGAATGCGTCACGGTCGAGCAATATGATCCGCGCACCGACAGGGTGAACAAGATCACGCTCTCGATGACCCAGATGCGCGATCTCGCCGCCGCGATCAGCCTGCCCGAGGGCGTCTATACCAGACAGGGAGCCGACGAGGAGGAGTGATCACCCCTCCACCCGGAAAGCCTTGTCCCGCGACGTTGCTCCGCGGATCAGCGTGAGCCGCGACTTTGGCACCCCCAGCGCCTTTGACAGCAGCTTGATCACCGCCTCGTTGGCCTTGCCGTTTTCCGGAACAGTGGTGACGTAGACCCGGATCTGCCCCTCTTCCTCGCGGATCTCGTTGCGCGACGCCTTGGGCGTGACGCGCAGCTCCAGCACCGTACCCGGCGCAGCGAGATGGGAAAGGTCGGACTTGGCCATGGCGGGGCTCCTCGTGCGGCTGCCCGTGCTCATATCAGCCCGTCGCAAACCAGACACCCCCAACTCGGCGCCGACTGCCTTCGGCCTGTCTCAAGGCACACCCCGGCACCGCAACCGGTTGAATCCGCGCCGTCAAAGCCTGACATAGGGGGCAACTGAATGAGGAGACGGCGATGCCCACCCCCAATCCGCAGGCGATGGACTTCCTGCTCAGCCGGCGCTCGCGCCCGGCCAAGACGCTGACCGGCCCGGCACCCGACCGCGCGGCGCTGATGCCGTTGCTTACCGCCGCTGCGCGCACGCCGGATCACGGCAAGCTCGAGCCCTGGCGCTTCATCGTGCTGGAGCGCGGCGCGCTCGACCGCATGGCGGAGGCCGTCGCCGCCCGCGCTTCCGCATTGGGCATCGACGAAGACCAGGGCGCCAAGGCCCGCGCCGCCTTTGCCGATAGCCCGCTCTGCGTCGCGGTGATCGAGGTGCAAAAGGAAAGCCCCAAGATTCCGCCGCTGGAGCAGACCTATTCCGCGGGCGCCGCCTGCCTTGCCCTGCTCAACGCCGCGCTGGCCTCGGGCTGGGGCGCGAACTGGCTGACCGGCTGGGCCTCGCATGACCGCACTTTCGTCGCCGAGACGCTTGGGCTGGCCGAGAACGAGCGCGTCGCGGGCTTCATACACATCGGCACCGAAACTTCGGCCCCGCCGGAGCGCCCGCGCCCCGACCTCGAGGCGATCACCACCTGGATGGACGCATGATCCCGGCGTCCTTTCTTGCCGCGATCGGCCAGATCGGCGATCCGCGCTTCCGCTCGGTTCTGCTCAAGGGGCTCGGCCTGACGGTCGGGCTCTTCGTGCTGATCTACTTCGTCTTCGTCACCGTCGTTGGCTGGCTGGTCGGCGACACTGTCTCGCTGCCCTGGATCGGCGAGGTGACCTGGGTCGACACCGCGATCAGCTGGGGTGCGGTGCCGCTGATGATGCTGCTCTCGGTGGTGCTGATGGTGCCCGTTGCCTCGGCGATCACCTCGTTCTTCCTCGACGACGTGGCGCAGGCGGTCGAGGACCGACATTATCCCGCGCTCGGCCCGGCGACCGAGGTGAGCTGGGGCGAGGCGCTGCGCGACACGCTGAGCTTCCTTGGCGTGCTGATCGGGGCCAACCTCGTGGCGCTGGTGCTCTACATCTTCTTCGCCCCGCTCGCGCCCTTCATCTTCTGGGGGCTGAACGGCTTCTTGCTGGGGCGGGAGTATTTCACCCTCGCGGCGATGCGCCGGGTCGGGCGGGAACAGGCCGCCGTGCTGCGCCGCCGCCACCTCGTGACGATCTGGATCGCCGGCGTGCTCATGGCGCTGCCGCTCTCGGTGCCGCTGGTGAACCTGCTGATCCCGATCCTCGGGGCGGCGACCTTCACCCACCTCTACCACCGGCTGCAGGGCGAACGCCCCGCGAGCTAGGCAATCAGGCTAGAAAGCCGGGGCTGGCGGGGTCACTCGCCAGCCGTCAAGGGCGGGCCCATCCGGTTGAACATCCAGCCGTCGATGTCCCGGACCGAGATCAGCCCGCTGAAGATGATCCCCGCGAAGATTCCCCACAGGACAACCGAAATGCCGGTGGTGATCCAAGCCTTGCGCTTGAGGTTGTGCACCTCGGGGCTGCCAGCGTGGGTGCCGGGCACGATCTCGCCGAGGTCCCCCTGCGTCTTCAGCCGCACGGGAATCACGCAAAGGAAGGTCATGAACCAGATGACCGCGAAGAGCACGATGCCGGAAGTGATTGCCATGATGTGTCCTCAGACCTGTTCCAGCTCG
The sequence above is a segment of the Alloyangia pacifica genome. Coding sequences within it:
- a CDS encoding RNA pyrophosphohydrolase, which encodes MTPEEIAALPYRRNVGVMLVNAAGHVFVGQRLDSEVPAWQMPQGGIDEGETPQEAALRELEEEIGVSPSLVTVEAETEGWLCYDLPHDIVPRIWKGRYKGQEQKWYLLRFHGEDAQVNIQTEHPEFSEWCWLPADEVLGQIVPFKRPVYEQVMAAFREKL
- a CDS encoding S41 family peptidase, whose protein sequence is MNKFLMAALGGTVAGVVATTQFVGPLLAQEAEKNTSVYEQLDLFGDIFERIRAQYVSEVDDKKLIEAAINGMLTSLDPHSSYLPPDDAADMRVQTRGEFGGLGIEVTQEDGFVKVVSPMDGTPAAEAGVQAGDFITHVDGESVLGLNLDEAVDKMRGPVGSEIVITVVREGEEEPLEISIIRDTITLTAVRTRREGDTVVLRVTTFNDQTFPNLEEGLAKEVEAAGGIDKINGIVLDLRNNPGGLLTQAIKVADAFLDKGEIVSTRGRNAADGERYNATEGDLSDGKPIVVLINGGSASASEIVAGALKDHHRAVVVGTKSFGKGSVQTVMPLRGDGAMRLTTARYYTPSGRSIQALGVSPDIVVEQRPPEPESEEDTVPGFGRSEADLRGALDNDSLTEDEVRQIEEDRAKAEEAAKLRQDDYQLAYAIDILKGLSVLGDEQALMQQAQATDK
- a CDS encoding murein hydrolase activator EnvC family protein; this encodes MRAAALILCLMAGPALAQAPGEAARAAARALEAASVQLGRADTARDRVKALTRTVEAYEDGLAALRDGLRDAAVRETELSRRLAAQEGEVAQLLGVLSSLGSSAAPEALLHPAGPVGSARAGMLLSAVTPGLAQEARQLRSDLDEVAQLRTLQESAAQTLREGLAGVQAARTELSQAVADRTDLPMRFTEDPVRTAILISATETLEGFASGLSNISQGEAPNRLPPVDARRGSLPMPVRGQVLRAAGEADAAGVSRPGIVIATLPQAIVTTPTAATVRYSGPLLDYGLVTILEPQPDLLIVLAGLDETYAATGEILSEGAPVGLMGDAAGDGASPSREGSGAGRTETLYIEVREGDAPVDPLEWFASDKG
- a CDS encoding lytic murein transglycosylase; its protein translation is MKRSLSGLALCLMATQASADRLDDFTAPVISQRPALRPLAFVAAEPAQVVPASEVQQEFARWLTSFRARARAEGISERTLDVSLRNVTLDTDALHKINNQAEFTKTLWAYLGSAVSDTRIENGRAALAQHDQLLRQIEARYGVDRQVVLAIWGMESAYGSHRGTHPVIPALATLAFGSRRGSFFEGQLIDALHIIQNGDTSPEHMTGSWAGAMGHTQFIPSSYRALAVDWTGDGKRDIWSDNPADALASTAHYLAENGWIHGQPWGVEVQLPRGFDYELAGSTGRMPSDWARLGVVGMDGRPVQDFGSARLLLPAGHRGAAFLTFKNFKVISRYNAADAYVIGVGHLADRIMGGAPIRASWPDDERALTSDERKELQVRLRQAGFDPSGVDGRIGPNTIKALRDYQRAVGVVPDGYASLEVLHRLR
- the gpmI gene encoding 2,3-bisphosphoglycerate-independent phosphoglycerate mutase, translated to MTTPKPVVLTILDGWGLRDETAYNAPALAKTPTMDRLYATCPHATLVTFGPEVGLPSGQMGNSEVGHTNIGAGRVVAMDLGQIDLAIEDGSFFKNEAILDFAAKVKAAGGRAHLMGLVSDGGVHGHITHIKAAVKLLVEQGLDVVLHAITDGRDVAPKSGEGFVKDLDESLPEGASIGTVIGRYYAMDRDNRWERVQTAYEAMVGGKGETAPDAVTAVAQSYANDKTDEFIPATVIGGYEGLTSGDGFFCLNFRADRAREILAAIGAPDFDGFEREKPELSALLGMVEYSDKHNTYMTTAYPKRVIVNTLGEWVAKHGLTQFRLAETEKYPHVTFFLNGGKETPEEGEDRFMPKSPKVATYDLQPEMSEPEVAERFVAAIEKGYDLIVTNFANPDMVGHTGDLDAAIKACEAVDDGLGKVVAALEKVGGAMVVIADHGNCETMWDDETNGPHTAHTTNPVPVILFGGPEGATVHDGILADVAPTLLQLMNLPPPEEMTGTSLIDE